In Kryptolebias marmoratus isolate JLee-2015 linkage group LG20, ASM164957v2, whole genome shotgun sequence, a genomic segment contains:
- the mbd3a gene encoding methyl-CpG-binding domain protein 3a — translation MERKSLPVKRILNKPQIFRSDLRADVNAGHSRAGRSLQPKVQRSRHKNLYDLNHQIRAKPDLNTTLPVRQTASIFKQPVTKITNHPNNKVKTDPQKAVDQPKQLFWERKLSGLNAFDIAEELVKTMDLPKGLQGVGPACSDKTLLSAIASALHTSPAPITGQLTAAVEKNPGVWLNTAQPLCKAFVVTDDDIRKQEDLVQNVRRRLEEALMADSLAHVEDAAATEAAVDKLEKKAEPLEKEEL, via the exons ATGGAGCGAAAAAG TTTACCCGTGAAGCGTATTCTCAACAAGCCGCAGATATTCCGCAGCGACCTCCGCGCTGACGTGAACGCCGGTCACTCCCGAGCCGGCCGTTCCCTGCAGCCCAAAGTGCAGCGGAGCAGGCACAAGAACCTCTACGACCTGAACCATCAGATCAGA GCCAAGCCTGATTTAAACACAACACTACCAGTTCGACAAACAGCTTCCATCTTCAAGCAGCCGGTGACCAAGATAACAAATCATCCCAACAACAAGGTGAAGACTGACCCCCAGAAAGCAGTGGATCAGCCCAAACAA CTGTTCTGGGAGAGAAAGCTGAGCGGCTTAAATGCGTTCGATATAGCAGAAGAGCTGGTGAAAACTATGGATCTTCCCAAAGGCTTGCAGG GTGTCGGGCCTGCGTGCTCGGACAAAACGTTGCTCTCTGCCATCGCCAGCGCCCTGCACACCAGCCCCGCTCCCATCACCGGCCAGCTCACTGCTGCAGTGGAGAAGAATCCCGGCGTGTGGCTGAACACGGCACAGCCCCTCTGCAAAGCCTTCGTAGTGACTGatgatgacatcag GAAGCAGGAGGACCTGGTGCAGAACGTGAGACGGCGGCTAGAGGAGGCCCTGATGGCCGATTCGCTGGCTCACGTGGAGGACGCCGCCGCCACAGAGGCAGCAGTGGACAAACTAGAGAAGAAGGCGGAGCCGCTGGAGAAGGAGGAGTTATAG